A genomic window from Glycine soja cultivar W05 chromosome 10, ASM419377v2, whole genome shotgun sequence includes:
- the LOC114372616 gene encoding 40S ribosomal protein S3-3-like, protein MATQMSKKRKFVADGVFFAELNEVLTRELAEDGYSGVEVRVTPMRTEIIIRATRTQAVLGEKGRRIRELTSVVQKRFKFPENSVELYAEKVNNRGLCAIAQAESLRYKLLGGLAVRRACYGVLRFVMESGAKGCEVIVSGKLRAQRAKSMKFKDGYMISSGQPVKDYIDSAVRHVLLRQGVLGIKVKIMLDWDPKGKQGPKTPLPDLVTIHSPKEEEEYIQPAPVLAANDIEVPVA, encoded by the exons ATGGCGACCCAAATGAGCAAGAAGAGAAAG TTCGTAGCTGATGGAGTGTTCTTCGCTGAACTGAACGAGGTTCTGACAAGAGAGTTGGCCGAGGACGGTTACTCCGGCGTGGAAGTTAGGGTTACGCCGATGCGCACCGAAATCATAATTAGAGCCACCAGAACCCAAGCTGTTCTCG GTGAGAAGGGAAGGAGAATAAGGGAACTTACCTCTGTGGTTCAGAAGAGGTTCAAGTTTCCCGAGAACAGTGTCGAACTTTATGCTGAAAAGGTCAACAATAGGGGTCTTTGCGCTATTGCTCAGGCTGAGTCTCTTCGATACAAGCTCCTTGGTGGACTCGCTGTGCGCAG GGCCTGCTATGGTGTTTTGAGGTTTGTTATGGAGAGTGGTGCTAAGGGATGCGAG GTCATTGTGAGTGGAAAATTGAGAGCCCAGAGAGCCAAATCTATGAAGTTTAAGGATGGGTACATGATTTCTTCTGGGCAACCTGTCAAAGATTACATTGACTCTGCAGTGAGACATGTGCTCCTGAGACAG GGTGTTCTTGGCATTAAGGTGAAGATCATGCTTGATTGGGATCCTAAGGGGAAACAGGGTCCTAAAACTCCCCTCCCTGATCTTGTCACAATCCATTCTCCAAAGGAGGAAGAAGAATACATCCAGCCTGCTCCAGTTTTGGCTGCTAATGATATTGAGGTCCCTGTTGCTTGA